In Buchnera aphidicola (Chaitophorus populicola), a single window of DNA contains:
- the ung gene encoding uracil-DNA glycosylase gives MYIWKNLLKKKQSKIVQILKKIKIQRRTQTIFPHQKNIFNALHLTKFKDIKVVILGQDPYCKVNQANGLAFSVNKKIFIPPSLQNIFKEIKSDIKKGIKIESGCLKNWAKQGVLLLNSILTVSCNIPGSHSKYGWEEITDYIIKLINYYHVGIIFLLWGSYAQKKKYLINCKRHYILCASHPSPLSAYRSFFGCKHFSQVNKILLSQKKKIIDWSTT, from the coding sequence ATGTATATTTGGAAAAATTTATTAAAGAAAAAACAAAGTAAAATTGTTCAAATTCTTAAAAAAATTAAAATACAGCGTAGAACACAAACTATTTTCCCTCATCAGAAAAATATTTTTAATGCGCTTCATCTGACAAAATTTAAAGATATTAAGGTAGTAATTCTTGGTCAAGATCCTTATTGTAAAGTCAATCAGGCTAATGGATTAGCTTTTTCTGTAAATAAAAAAATATTTATTCCACCTTCTTTACAAAATATTTTTAAAGAAATAAAATCTGATATTAAAAAAGGTATCAAAATTGAATCTGGATGTTTAAAAAATTGGGCAAAACAAGGTGTTTTATTATTAAACTCTATTTTAACTGTATCTTGCAATATTCCAGGTTCACATAGTAAATATGGTTGGGAAGAGATTACAGATTATATAATTAAATTAATTAATTATTATCATGTAGGTATAATATTTTTATTATGGGGATCTTATGCACAGAAAAAAAAATATTTAATTAATTGTAAGAGGCATTATATTTTATGTGCTTCTCATCCATCTCCTTTATCAGCATATAGAAGCTTTTTTGGATGTAAACATTTCTCTCAAGTAAATAAAATTTTATTAAGTCAAAAGAAAAAAATAATTGATTGGAGTACTACATAA
- a CDS encoding redoxin domain-containing protein, with the protein MTLVTQSAPDFITSAILENGQITDSFHFKKYISNTKAVLFFWPMDFTFVCPSEIISFNQNYEEFKKRKVKVIGISFDSVFVHAAWQKTKYKNGGIGPIKYVMASDIKRTIQKSYFIEHPTLGMALRASFLIDEKGIIRHEVINDLPYGRNIQEMIRMIDALDFHKKNGEVCPANWTTKKEGIKPTALGISKYLKKNKII; encoded by the coding sequence ATGACATTAGTAACACAATCTGCTCCTGATTTTATCACTTCAGCTATCTTAGAAAATGGTCAAATTACTGATAGTTTTCATTTTAAAAAATATATATCTAATACTAAAGCTGTTTTATTTTTTTGGCCTATGGATTTTACATTTGTTTGTCCATCAGAAATTATTTCATTTAATCAAAATTATGAAGAATTTAAAAAAAGAAAAGTTAAAGTTATTGGTATATCTTTTGATTCCGTATTTGTTCATGCTGCTTGGCAAAAAACAAAATATAAAAATGGAGGCATTGGTCCAATAAAATACGTTATGGCATCAGATATTAAAAGAACTATACAAAAATCTTATTTTATTGAACATCCTACTTTAGGAATGGCTTTAAGAGCTTCTTTTTTAATTGATGAAAAAGGAATTATTCGTCATGAAGTAATTAATGATTTACCTTATGGAAGAAATATTCAAGAAATGATTCGAATGATAGATGCTTTAGATTTTCATAAAAAAAATGGAGAAGTATGTCCAGCAAATTGGACTACTAAAAAAGAAGGAATTAAACCTACTGCTTTAGGAATTTCTAAATATTTAAAAAAAAATAAAATAATATAA
- a CDS encoding DUF2076 domain-containing protein, translating into MQIQEKKLIQDLFKKLKLAEKQSSFKDSEAETFIQKCLDNQPNSIYYMVQTILVQEVAIKKLNNIIKKLENKLKNFSSLSSSANSSSTPSKKSFLSDLINRYIPNESNETKNLNSNPTNNSSFYNKNDRPLNQFNENVNSSLPGSSFLTNALQTAVGVTGGIVAGNMLLNLFDHKKPEEDILNHVDENVIFTEEYENQYDNSDHLNTFENSKNYNNSSNDLENSTKHHNQDQNLENSDISDYDHNENIPNLNQSSSVSDIDQINNNNISEYEDYDINNLESFNDDDILDEDYNNE; encoded by the coding sequence ATGCAAATACAAGAAAAAAAATTAATACAAGATTTATTTAAAAAATTAAAATTAGCAGAAAAACAATCATCTTTTAAAGATTCAGAAGCAGAAACTTTTATTCAAAAATGTTTAGATAACCAACCTAATTCTATTTATTATATGGTTCAAACTATTTTAGTACAGGAAGTAGCTATAAAAAAATTAAATAATATTATTAAAAAATTAGAAAATAAATTAAAAAATTTTTCTTCTTTGTCTTCTTCTGCTAATTCTTCTTCAACACCTTCTAAAAAAAGCTTTTTATCTGATTTAATAAATCGATATATTCCAAATGAATCTAATGAAACGAAGAATTTAAATTCGAATCCAACAAATAATAGTAGTTTTTATAATAAAAATGATAGACCATTAAATCAATTTAATGAAAATGTAAATTCTTCTCTTCCAGGTAGCAGTTTTCTTACAAATGCGTTACAAACTGCAGTTGGAGTGACAGGAGGCATAGTAGCTGGAAATATGTTATTAAATTTATTTGATCATAAAAAACCAGAAGAAGATATTTTAAATCATGTTGATGAAAACGTTATTTTTACTGAAGAATATGAAAATCAATATGATAATTCAGATCATTTAAATACTTTTGAAAATTCTAAAAATTATAATAATTCATCAAATGATCTAGAAAATTCTACGAAACATCATAATCAAGATCAAAATTTAGAAAACTCAGATATATCAGATTATGATCACAATGAAAATATACCGAATTTAAATCAATCTAGTAGTGTTTCAGATATAGATCAAATAAATAATAACAATATTTCTGAATATGAAGATTATGATATAAATAATCTAGAATCTTTTAATGACGATGATATATTAGATGAAGATTATAATAATGAATAA